The proteins below come from a single Microbacterium sp. SLBN-154 genomic window:
- a CDS encoding solute symporter family protein, producing the protein MNDFFSSVGSAVSAAVDTAENNPILNISIFGAFVAVTLFIVIRASRNNKTAADYYAAGRSFTGPQNGFAISGDYLSAASFLGICGAIAINGYDGFLYSIGFLVAWLVALLLVAELMRNTGKFTMADVLSFRLKERPVRMAAAITTLAVCFFYLLAQMAGAGGLVALLLGINEAVGQSVVVAVVGVIMIVYVLVGGMKGTTWVQIVKAFLLIGGALIMTIWVLAINGFSLNTLLENAVAASVTEPADAILGPGLQYGGNPWDFISLAIALVLGTAGLPHVLMRFYTVPTAKEARRSVVWAIWLIGLFYLLTLVLGYGAAALVGPERIASAPGGVNSAAPLLALELGGPLLLGFISAVAFATILAVVAGLTITAAASFAHDIYANVVKKGNVPPDGEVKVARRTVIVIGILAILGGIAVQGQNVAFLVALAFAVAASANLPTILYSLFWRNFTTRGAVWSMYGGLAAAIILIVLSPVFWGSETSVFKVGTAIWPLNNPGIVSIPLGFFLGWLGSVTSRGGENRTKAAEMEVRSLTGFGAEKATNH; encoded by the coding sequence ATGAACGACTTCTTCTCCTCCGTCGGGTCGGCGGTCAGTGCCGCGGTCGACACCGCCGAGAACAATCCGATCCTGAACATCTCGATCTTCGGGGCCTTCGTCGCGGTGACGCTGTTCATCGTCATTCGCGCGAGTAGGAACAACAAGACCGCCGCCGACTATTACGCCGCCGGCCGGTCTTTCACCGGGCCGCAGAACGGATTCGCCATTTCGGGCGACTATCTCTCCGCAGCATCCTTCCTGGGCATCTGCGGCGCGATCGCCATCAATGGATACGACGGCTTCCTCTATTCCATCGGCTTCCTCGTTGCGTGGCTGGTCGCCCTCCTGCTGGTCGCCGAATTGATGCGCAACACCGGCAAGTTCACGATGGCCGACGTTCTCTCCTTCCGCCTGAAGGAGCGCCCCGTCCGCATGGCGGCGGCGATCACGACCCTCGCGGTGTGCTTCTTCTATCTGCTCGCGCAGATGGCGGGAGCGGGCGGACTCGTCGCCCTGCTCCTCGGCATCAACGAGGCGGTGGGGCAGTCGGTGGTCGTCGCCGTCGTCGGCGTCATCATGATCGTCTACGTGCTGGTGGGCGGCATGAAGGGCACCACCTGGGTGCAGATCGTCAAGGCGTTCCTGCTCATCGGCGGCGCGCTCATCATGACGATCTGGGTGCTGGCGATCAACGGCTTCAGCCTGAACACGCTGCTCGAGAACGCCGTGGCCGCCTCGGTCACCGAGCCCGCCGACGCGATCCTCGGCCCGGGCCTGCAGTACGGCGGAAACCCGTGGGACTTCATCTCCCTCGCGATCGCTCTCGTGCTCGGCACCGCGGGCCTCCCGCACGTGCTGATGCGCTTCTACACGGTGCCCACCGCTAAAGAGGCCCGTCGCTCGGTGGTCTGGGCGATCTGGCTGATCGGCCTGTTCTACCTGCTCACCCTCGTGCTGGGTTATGGCGCTGCGGCGCTCGTCGGCCCGGAGCGGATCGCCTCGGCGCCCGGCGGGGTCAACTCGGCCGCGCCGCTGCTCGCGCTCGAGCTCGGCGGTCCGCTGCTGCTCGGCTTCATCAGTGCGGTCGCATTCGCGACGATCCTCGCCGTGGTTGCGGGGCTCACCATCACCGCGGCGGCGTCGTTCGCGCACGACATCTACGCCAACGTGGTGAAGAAGGGCAACGTGCCGCCCGACGGTGAGGTGAAGGTCGCTCGGCGCACCGTCATCGTGATCGGCATCCTCGCCATCCTCGGCGGCATCGCGGTGCAGGGTCAGAACGTCGCGTTCCTGGTGGCGCTGGCGTTCGCGGTGGCGGCGTCGGCCAACCTGCCGACCATCCTCTACTCGCTGTTCTGGCGGAACTTCACCACGCGCGGCGCGGTGTGGAGCATGTACGGGGGACTCGCCGCCGCCATCATCCTCATCGTGCTCTCGCCCGTCTTCTGGGGATCGGAGACGAGCGTGTTCAAGGTGGGCACCGCCATCTGGCCGCTGAACAACCCCGGGATCGTCTCGATCCCGCTCGGGTTCTTCCTCGGCTGGCTCGGGTCGGTCACCTCGCGGGGCGGGGAGAACCGCACTAAGGCAGCTGAGATGGAGGTGCGTTCGCTGACCGGCTTCGGTGCCGAGAAGGCGACGAACCACTAG
- a CDS encoding methylated-DNA--[protein]-cysteine S-methyltransferase, with product MIAALAPRFLLHPSPVGDVLIVASDEALLTVHPIHGPAEPELEGLARRYGDVEPGPAHPLARRAADQLDEYFTRERREFDLPLDLGATTGFTRRALEAIRRIPYGETAGYGEVAIAAGSPGAARAIGTACAHTPFSIVIPVHRVVRADGSLGEYGGHPEVKRFLVDLERAAGV from the coding sequence ATGATCGCCGCTCTCGCTCCCCGGTTCCTCCTGCACCCCTCCCCCGTCGGTGACGTGCTGATCGTGGCGTCGGACGAGGCCCTGCTCACCGTCCACCCGATCCATGGGCCGGCAGAGCCCGAGCTCGAGGGCCTGGCCCGCCGATACGGCGATGTGGAGCCGGGTCCCGCGCATCCGCTCGCCCGCCGGGCCGCCGACCAGCTGGACGAGTACTTCACCCGCGAGCGCCGGGAGTTCGACCTGCCTCTCGACCTCGGTGCGACGACGGGCTTCACTCGGCGCGCACTCGAGGCGATCCGGCGGATCCCCTACGGCGAGACCGCCGGATACGGCGAGGTCGCCATCGCCGCGGGGAGCCCCGGCGCGGCACGGGCCATCGGCACCGCCTGCGCCCACACGCCCTTCTCCATCGTCATCCCGGTGCACCGGGTGGTGCGGGCGGACGGGTCGCTCGGCGAGTACGGTGGCCATCCCGAGGTCAAGCGGTTCCTCGTCGACCTCGAGCGCGCGGCGGGCGTGTAG
- a CDS encoding DUF485 domain-containing protein has translation MSDRSTESAPPGGINYVAVEESPRFVELKKRQRSFIFPFAIAFLVWYFAYVLLSSFAVDFMSQRVWGDITVGLLLGLGQFVTTFGITMLYVSFANRKLDPIAEEIREELEKREAAGA, from the coding sequence ATGTCCGATCGAAGCACCGAATCCGCCCCGCCGGGTGGAATCAACTACGTTGCGGTGGAGGAATCGCCGCGTTTCGTTGAATTGAAGAAGCGGCAACGCAGCTTCATCTTCCCCTTTGCGATCGCCTTCCTCGTCTGGTACTTCGCCTACGTTCTGCTGTCGTCTTTCGCGGTGGACTTCATGTCGCAGCGCGTCTGGGGTGACATCACCGTCGGCCTGCTGCTCGGGCTCGGACAATTCGTCACCACCTTCGGCATCACGATGCTCTATGTGTCGTTTGCGAACAGGAAGCTGGACCCCATCGCCGAGGAGATCCGCGAAGAACTCGAGAAGCGAGAGGCGGCCGGAGCATGA